CTCTTCGGCTTTTGCATAATCTTGTGGTTGTTCCGTAAACCTGGCTTTGTCGTTGGATGGTCTGAATTGATCACGGATATGTAAGATATCTATTTTAGTTTCCTTTCTCTGTCGCTATTCAATTTCCTATCCTAATGAACAGTGAACAATGACCCAATTTCCTATTCTAATGAACAGTGATATCCGGGATTCCACACCTGTTATATTGGTTTCCATCCTGATGTTCTTCATCCCGAAAGATCCCAGCTTCATTTACAGTTTCAGCAGCGATCGTGAGTATTAAGATCCACCCGAGTAGCGCACTAATTACATCTGCCATGAATCCCTCAGCTGCTAAAAGACCGGTGCGGTCGTCGGAAGGTTTGATCACTTGGCCAGTGATCCAATCGAAAATGCCGTGGAGTCTGATGTTCCTGTTGGGAGGTGGTTTCGCGATCTCCAAAGGCAGCGTCGCTTCAAATCTGGCCAGAAGTATCGGGAACGCTCTCGTACCATTAGAAGTACTGCCACCCGTGTTGATTCTCATCATAGTATCCATATTCATCGGTACGATCACGGAATTCACCTCGAATGTCGGTATAGCAAATATTACCCTTCCCGTTGTCGCTCAAATGGTATGTTGAATCGATCACGGTTTCAACAGCCACCGCGATTCATCAACTTCCGTTTCATTGTAGTGTGTGGCGATGAGGATTCACCCATTGTACTTGATGATACCAGCGACCATAATGTGCTCGTATTCATTCCGGTTACCGGTTGGTACACCACCGAACGCTCTCGTATCCACGATAGGCCGGATGCAAACAAAAGTGCTGATGTTAGGAGGATGCGGTCCCTCTATCTATGCCCTCATCGTACAAAGTATTTGTTTCATTGTTTGGGGCAGCTGGGTCTACTCTGCCAAAGACTTCCCAGCCTGGGCAGAGCCTAAAACTCCCTAATAAATTCGTTTGCATCTTTCGcttgattctattttattcaacCAACCGCCATGTAACCGTTCGACAACAATTTGAGTATTTCCTGGTCCTGTTCTTTCGTACGAAAGAGAGATTAAATTTGTTAGGTCTTCGGCACTGGGGGAGACTCAGTTTTCTTTGGACTCAAATTAATTTCTTGCTGTTCCAATCTACGATGACGCAGCATTGTCGAGAGGACCCCGTTGAAGCTGGCAGTCTTCTTCTTGGCGCTCCCCTTCGGCGTGCTCTCACCGATTCTTCTAACCGGCAGTCTCGGCGACGACATCTCGTCCATGAAGTCGAAGTCTGACTTTTCTTCAGTTCTGGAACGGAATGAAACATTCGAATAACAAGATACATTTAGATACATTAGGGTATAAGAATGCTGTTCTATACTTGTACTCTTGCGAGCCGCTGTCCTGTTGACGACTGTTTGGAAGAATAGGGGATGGACCTCTCCGCCCAGGACATTTCCATTCGAGCTCCAACACTCTGTTATTCGCTTCCAGAGCCTCGATCAGTGTTAATATATCGTCGGGCTTTAGGCTCCATTCGTTCTACGCGCGAGAAAAAATGTTAACATAAcgattaaatgtaaaaatacgAACGGCGTGTCTGCGAATGTGACTCACTTTCCCGTCGGTTTCGTATTTCTCATCGTCCGAACAATCCACCGAC
This window of the Lasioglossum baleicum chromosome 20, iyLasBale1, whole genome shotgun sequence genome carries:
- the Pa1 gene encoding PTIP binding protein Pa1, encoding MERSEEEWSVDCSDDEKYETDGKNEWSLKPDDILTLIEALEANNRVLELEWKCPGRRGPSPILPNSRQQDSGSQEYKTEEKSDFDFMDEMSSPRLPVRRIGESTPKGSAKKKTASFNGVLSTMLRHRRLEQQEINLSPKKTESPPVPKT